AAACAATGTGTACCTGATAGTTATGCAAACCGCCGTAGTACTGAAATAGTCAAAGATTATCACTACTCCCGATTCCCGATTCCCGATTCCCTACTCCCTACTCCCTTTAACTGTTGCTCCAATTCTATCACTTTTCCCTGAATATCTAGGCTCCGGTATAGTTCTAAACTTTCAGTAAAAAATTGGTAAGCCCTTGCTTTAGCATTGGGTTGATTACCCTCAACACGACGCAAGTAAATTTCCCCTAAGAGCTGGCGAGCAGAGGCTTCTAGTTTCCGACGGTTGTAGTCTAGGAAAACCTGTAGGGATTCCAGAGCTAACGCTTCCGCTCGGTCAAGGTTTTCTAAGACATTTACCTCTAGGTAAGCCCGGGAGATATCTAGAATTTCTTCAGCCCTATCGACAATTTGTCCAAGGTCTGAAAGTAACCTTAAGCCCATGGTATAGTTGGTTTCAAATTGCTCAATCTGTTCCGGTAGAGTAGGATGGTTGGAGGGTAATCGGTGCAAGCGTTCTGAATAGAGTAAGCCAAGAGCGGTATAGTTGTAGGCTAGGTTGGCTTTGTAGTCGTTGGCTTGACTAATTTCGATGGCTTGACGAATACTTTGCTCCCCTTGGCTGAGTAAGTGCAGGGCTTGGGTTGTGTCTGGAGTATTTCTGGCTAGGAGGCGTTGGCTGTTACCAATTTTTCGATACCGATTCGCAATCTTTTCATTTTGACCCAGTTGTTGATTGAGATTTAGGCTTTGCTGGTAATGGTCAATGGCTTTGGTGTAATCACCTAATTCTCGATAACAATCACCTAGCCAACACCACGAATCGGCGACATCTGTTTGTAAATCCAACTGGTGATAAAGGTCACGGCTTTGTTGGTGGTATCGAATCGCTTGGTCATACTTACTCCAATCCTGATATATTCTACCAAGTTGATAGTAGGCATCAGCAATATTTGGTTGGTCATCCAGCTGCTGACGGATGGCTAAGTCTTTCAGTTCACAATCGACAGCTTGCTGATATTTGCCCCAGTCTCGATAACAATTAGCTAGCCAATACCACTGATTGGCTATATCTTGCTGTTTATCTAACTGCTGATAAAGATCACGGCTTTGTTCGTAGTATTGAATCGCTTGATCATACTGACTCCAATCTTTATAAATTCTACCAAGTTGATAGTAGGCATCAGCAATATTTGGTTGGTCATCCAGCTGCTGACGGATGGCTAAGTCTTTGAGTTCGCAATCGACCGCTTGCTGATATTTACTGGATAGTCGATAACAATCAGCTAGCCAATACCACTGATTGGCGACATTTTTTTGTAAATCCAACTGGTGATAAAGGTCACGGCTTTGTTGGTGGTATGGGATCGCTTGATCATACTTACCCCAATCTTGATATATTCTACCGAGTTGATAGTAAGCTAATGCTATATCTGATTGCTCATCAAGCTGCTCACGGATGGCTAAGTCTTTGAGCTGACAATCAACAGCTTGCTGATATTTGCCCCAATCTCTATAACAAACAACTAGATTATACCACTGATTGGCTACATTCTTTTGTTTATCCAACTGGTGATAAAGGTCACGGCTTTGTTCGTGATATGCGATCGCTTGGTCATACTTACCCCAACCTTGATAAATGTAACCTAGCCTAGAGTAGGCACTTGCTACACCTGGTTGGTCATCAAGCTGGTCACGGATGGCTAAGGTTTTGAGTTGACAATCAACAGCTTGCTGATATTTGCCCCAATCTCTATAACAATCAGCCAGCCAGGACCACAAACTGGTTACATTATTCTGTTTATCTAATTGCTGATTGAGGTCAAGGCTTTGTTGGTGGTATGCGATCGCATCTTCATACTTACCCCAATCTTGATATATTCTACCGAGTTGATAGTAAGCTAATGCTATATCTGATTGCTCATCAAGCTGCTCACGGATGGCTAAGTCTTTGAGCTGACAATCAACAGCTTGCTGATATTTGCCCCAATCTCTATAACAAACAACTAGATTATACCACTGATTGGCTACATTCTTTTGTTTATCCAACTGGTGATAAAGGTCACGGCTTTGTTCGTGATATGCGATCGCTTGGTCATACTTACCCCAACCTTGATAAATGTAACCTAGCCTAGAGTAGGCACTTGCTACACCTGGTTGGTCATCAAGCTGGTCACGGATGGCTAAGGTTTTGAGTTGACAATCAACAGCTAGCTGATATTTGCCCGATTCTCGATAACAATCAGCTAGCCAATACCACAAACTGGCGACATTCTTTTGTTTATCTAACTGGTGATAAAGCTCACGGCTTTGTTGGTAGTATCGAATCGCTTGATCATACTTACCCCAATCTTGATAAATGTAGCCTAGCTCAAAGTAGGCATTTGCTATATCTGATTGGCGATCAAGCTGCTGAGAGATCGCTAAGCTTTTGAGTTGACAATCGACCGCTTGCTGATATCTGCCCCAGTCTCGATAACAAGCAGCTAGCCAATACCACTGAATGGCTACATCCTTTTGTTTATCCAACTGGTGACAAAAGTCACGGCTTTGTTGGTAGTATGGTATCGCTTCATCGTACTTACCCCAAACTTGATAGATTCTACCTAGGTTCCAGTAGGCATGTGCTATATATGATTGGTGATCAAGCTGCTGAGAGATCGCTAAGTATTTGAGTTGACAATCGACCGCTTGCTGATAGTTGCCCAATTCTCGATAACAATCAGCTAGCCAGGACCACAAATTGGCTAGATTCTTTTGGTTAGCCAACTGCTGATTGATTTCAACGCTTTCTTGGTAGAATGCGATCGCTTTATCATAGTCCTCCTTTTTCCGGTAACAGGTAGCTATTGCCCAAGCAATATAACCCTTGATCGGACTATATTGCTCTTGATTAATCTTTTCTAACATCCCAATAGCCTGATCATATTTATCTGGGCGGATATAAGACAGTGCTGTCACAAATTCTATGGCTTGTTGACTTGCCTGATCCAGAATCGGATGTTGTCTGGTTGCTTCCAGAGCTGGGGTCATCTCTTCCCCTAGATCTGTCACCAAATCGATCAGATTATTGAATAGCTTAGGCTCTGCCTGGTTAACTAGCTGTTTAACAAATTCATTTACACAACTAACTAAGGTTTCTCCAGCTTGACCACAAGCTATGTATAAACTTGCTAACTGAGTTTTTACCCATTGCTCTTCACTTAGCTTTATAGTATTAGCGACTTCCTGGAGAAACTTAATCACTTCATCCTTTTGATTAAACCTTTCAATCTCCCGTAGCCTGGTCAACAATTCCTTAATCGTTTCATATTCAAAGTCTTCATCTAACCCCAAGTAAGTCGAGACCAACTGCTGAATCACCCTAGCTCGAATCTTGCTGTTGACATCAACATCCGCCAAAACTTGACCAGCAAACAGTAAATCCTGCAATACCGATGGTGACTCCTGATATGAAACTGTTGAATCTTCCCCTAATACTGGCCACACTAAAACCACATCCTTTGATGAGGTTTTTATAAGCTTAATTTCCCCATAGTCAATCCTAGGCTGATAGTCGTCTAAGGGTTTAAACAACTTTGGAACTAACTTATTAATCCGTCTGGGATTCTGACTCCCCAAATACCCTAAGGCTAACAAAATTGGTTCATGCCAACGGGCTTCATATCGATGGGAATTAATAATATCGAGAATCTCACTAACATCATTATCAGCAATATACCGAGCGGCAAAATACTCCTCAAAGGTCAGATGCATAAACCCATAACTACCAGGGGCACGTTCCACAAACAAACCGGTTGTTTCCCTGACCCTCAGCAAAAAATCATTGATTTGCCACTGCACGCTCTGGGAATCTGGGTCTTCATCATTCAACTCCCCATGGATTTCGGCTAGTTTTTCCCTAACCTCTGGTTCACTGACTAATCCCGAGGGTTTGTGTTCATGCATCCAGTCAGCCAAGGGAGCCAACAGTGCCATCACCTGACTTTCTTTGAGCACTACGGTCTCAACACCAGGCAATTTTTTGCTCAATTGCCAATCTTCGGTCAAGGTCTGGACGGCTAATTCATAGAGTTTTACCCGTTGATTGGGCAAGCGAGAGCCATTGCGGTGAATTAATGCCAAAATCGTTAACAATAAGGGATTGCCAGTCATACGCTTGACTCCCTCACTGGCTGCGATCGCTTCCTTAAGTTCCCCACTTTGATGATCGGCTTCCTGCTGCCAATAGTGCTGACTGGCATCCGGCCTTTGAGCTTTCTCTACCGCTAGACACCATCGGTCCAGAAACCGCTCCACCTGTTCCGGTTCCATCTCAGTAATGGTGAAATGGGAAAACCGTTGGCTTAATTTAACCTCCCGATAGCCAGCAATCCGGCTAGTAATCACAAACTTGTTATTGGGGAAATCATTAACAAACCCTTCAATTTTGTCAACTATCTGCTGGCGTACTTGCTGATTAAACACTTCATCCAAGCCATCCAACAGCACCAGACACATACCACTATAAAGTTTGTGACACAAATGCTCAAAAATGGTTGTATCAGTGTCTTGCTCAGTCTGATTTGTAAATTCAGTTTGCCACTGCTCAGAGAATTCCCTAAGAAACTGTTGCAAGCTCAAGTCGGATTGGGTTGCCAACCGTTCCGCATAGTCAGCAATCCGAAAGAAAACTGGTAAGCGAGTTTGCCCCAAATTCTCCTTAGCCTCCCCTGCCAATACCGTTTCCTGGTTATCCCGTTGAGCGGTGGCAAAATGGAGCGCTAGATATTTCAGAAGGGTAGTTTTGCCAGCACCAGGGTCTCCCAAAATCACGCTATACTGACTATCCTGTATGGCTTTGGCTAAATCAACCTTTTCCGGAATAGTTTTAGTACTGCTAGAACTATCGATATCCTGAGTTATCCTTTCAAACTGATCTACCCGAATCGAAGGGCTAGATAAATTAGCTTTAGATAAATGCCTAGCATCGGAGGTATCAACCACCAGCTTCTGACGTTCAGCCTTGAGGGAAATATAGACCTGATCGAGGAAAATATCCACTTGGCGCTGCACCTGCATCACGCCACTAAACTTAAGATAAGAATTCTGGGCAATTAACCACTCCAGATAGGGATAAAATAACCGTGCCAGGGGGGGATGGGTTTCAAATTCCACAATCTGCTCCCGCCAATCCCAGAAATCCGGAGCCCGGAGGCGAAACTCATCCAAAAATTGGGGTTTATTGAGCCAAAACATCAATACCATGTCTCGCTCAAACAGGGATTCTCTACCGACATTCAGTCGTTTTAGTTCATTGATGCGACGAGGTATCTCCAACTGCTCAATCCCGAAGGCCATGATCAGAGGACGACTGGGAGCAGGAGTGTTGACAGAGGTCTCTTGATCGAGGGGATTAAGACGGTAGAGAAAATTAATTAAAGACTCGTCACTATAGAAACAGTTGCGAACCTGAAACCCTTGGTCACTCAAGGCTTCTTGACTAACAAAAGAGTTCAACTGCTCCACCACCGGATGGTTGGGACCACTTTCGGGAGCAATAGCAAAAATAATGGTGGTGCCACTGGATAGTTCTAGAGTGGTGACTAAGCTATCCAGCTCATCATAGTCAGCAGGCGTCAATGGGTCAGGGGCTGTTTCCATAGGTGAGTAGTGAGTGAGAGAGGGAAGATGGGGAGATGGGGAGTGTGGGAGCGAGGATTAGTATTCACAAAAATCGTTAATTTATTGGATTGATGAGGTTGAGAAGAGTACCTCATAATACATGCAAGAAACGCTATCAATTCTCAATTCTAAATTCTCAATTCTAAATTCTCAATTCCCTATTACCCATTATCATCGCGACTACTCAGAAATTGCCTTTCTGAAAAACCTCATTGCCTCAACTGTAGACGCCATTACTACAGACCTAGTTAACAACTCCATATCTAGGTCTGGTAACACCTCTGAGGTATAAATTCGTTCGTAACCGTCTGCTCTGAGATGATGTAAGGTAAATAGACCATCTTCCCAGAACCAGACTTCAGGTACACCCAACTCCCGATAGCGATTGAGTTTGGAGAGATTACCACTGGTAAAAACCACTTCGATAGATAAGTCTGGAATTTTCTTTGGCTTTCCGATACAATAAGACTCATCCGCTTGTGCTGAGGCTACCCCTGGTTTTTCTTGGGTAAAGCTTCCTGTAGGGGTGAACTCAATTCCCTTTTCTTCAAAGTAGATAGCTAACAGAATCCCGATCAAGCGGCTAAAGGTTTCGTGGTCTTGAGAAACTGCCAAGATTTCTACTTCTCCTCTGTAGTAGAATAACCGTATTCCTGGTGAATCGACAAAGCTCTGTTCCAGTAATTTGAATTGTTGCCAATTCATCCCAGAGTGAATCAGCCGTTGGTCTTTTGGTTTTGAGAGTGTCTGTGTCATTGCTTCCATTCCCGATTACCAATGCCCTTCCCCCCTTTTTAAGCAGGGCTGCTTTATTCTAACAAAACCCAAAACCTAGACCATCAGCTGATAGCTGAATGCTTACCTGAAACCTAAGAACTAACGGCTGAATTCTGACTAGCTTGCCACTGTTCCAAGTCTTCGATAATCATTGGATGCACATCAAACCAGGTATGGTCACCGTAATACCCTAAGACATACTTATTTTGTAAAAGTTCATCACAAATAACCACTTCCCCTTGCTTGGGCAAATGATGGGTATTGGTAGTTAAGCGACCAGTTTGGTGAACAGCAGCCAATTCCGGAAAATGATAGTCATTGATGGTATAGGCTTTGCGTTCTTCTTGAATCGCCTCCTTAGCAATGGTTGTGTCTACATATTCCTTTTTTTTCTTCAGGGCGACCTGACAAGCCCCCCGCGCTAGTCGGATTAAATCCCGGATCACACCACCACTCTTTTCAGATAATAGCTCTAGGGCATCGGGAGTGAATAGGTCTGTTTCGTTAATTTTAGCTAATCGTTTGGTAATCACAGACTTCAAGATATCTCGACCAAGTTTGTTAGGGGTTGAGGTGGGACGAGAATTGCGATCGCGTAGCGTGGCCGTAGGCCAATCGCATTCAAATACAGGCAAATTATACAAATCCAAACATTGGAAGCTTTCCATGGGTTGCCGAAAGCTAGGGGAATATCGTAAGGAAATTGGAATGGTGTAGATAATATGACACTCTAATTCTGTCAGCAGCGGACTAGCAAACATTTCCAGAGCAGTTCTCAAATCATGGCGATCGAGACCATCTACAATCACTAATAATTTTTGCTTACGATCTTTCTCAGCAGCTTTAATAATATCGTTAACTCGATCAATGATGTCACTAACAGCAGGGCGAATGTTAAGGGTTTTGGTCATATCCCGAGTTAATCCCCGTTTCAGAATTAACCCCAATTTTTTCAAAACCTCTGGTAACTCTAACTGTTCAGTATCTGTTTCTTTATCTTGATAAATAACAGTTGTCAGGCTATTTTCTAAATCATCCAGTAAGCGCTGATCCCGATTTGACCACCAGCCTGGTTTAATGGCTTGGCGACAAACTTCCATCCCAATCAACACCACCACCTCAGCATAACCAATGTTATAGCGGTCGAGAGCTGTTGCCGTATCAACCCAGATTACGGCATAGTTTTCTGCTAGCTCCTGTTCAATTCGTCGCAATTCCGTTGTTTTTCCACTGCCCCGATGACCGGCTAATAAAAACTTAGCTGGCTGATCTTCCATTTCCAGAATAGCGATTAAATTTTCTACTGGACTATCCGTGCGCTGGACATAAAAGTCTCTGATTTCCTCTCGCGTCGTCAGGGGTTGCTCTGGGTTAAACAGTTGGTAAGCTGGTTTCCAATACTTGGCGTTGCTCATCGTTAAGGGGAATAGGGAGTAGGGAACAGGGAACAGGGAACAGGGAACAGGGAATAAAATTTAGATTTAGATCATAACTATAATATTAAGCAGTCAGCGGTCAGCGGTCAGCGGTCAGCGGTCAGCGGTCAGCGGTCAGCGGTTAGTCGTCAGTTGTCAGCCTAATGCCTAATGCCTAATGCTTACAATAAAAATTGTGCGCATTAGCTGATAGCTGATAGCTTACGACTGACCGCTGATAGCTTACGATTCCCCTAGCACTATCATGGTCTATTATCTCAAAGATAAGTATATTATTTTACTTACGGCTTTTGGCTTTAAGCGTGTTTTTGGTACGGAAGAAAATAAAGCACTACTTATTGATTTTTTAAATACCCTTTTACCACCTCATCATGAAATTGAAGATGTCACATTCAAAAATACAGACAAGGTAATTTTTGAAATCTACTGTCAAGCCAAAACTGGGGAAAGCTTTATTGTTCAACTTCAAAAAGCTAACCATAATTTCTTTAATGATAGAAGTGCTTACTATTCCACATTTCCGCTCCAAGAACAAGCGCAAAAAGGCGATTGTAATTATCAGTTAAAGGCGGTTTATACTGTCGGGGTCTTAGATTTTGTTTTTGACGACCATAGACATGATGAGACAATCCTACATACTGTGGAGCTAAAAAATCAGGATTGTCAGGTATTTTATGACAAACTCAAATTCCTGTATATTGAGTTACCCAAGTTTACGAAAACCCTAGACCAGTTAGAGACGCATTTTGATAAATGGCTGTTTGTCCTGAAAAATCTCTCAGAATTAAACACTCGCCCTCAACCTTTTCAAGAGTCGGTATTTAATCAACTGTTTGACGTGGCAGAAATTGCGAATTTTTCTCGCACTGAACAGGATAACTACCAAAACAGTCTCAAATATTACCGGGATATGAATAATATTGTCGAGACTTCTAGACAAGAAGGGTTGCTACAAGGTCGCGAAGAAGGTTTACAAGAAGGTAGAGAAGAAGGGCTCAAACAAGGTCGAGAAGAAGGAGCACAACGAGAACGAGCACTGATCCTCCGTCTGCTATCCCGTAGCTTAGGAGAAATACCGAGTGAACTGCAACAGCAAATTCGTCAACTGTCACTGGACCAGTTGGAAGGGTTGAGTGAAGCGTTGTTAGATTTTTATAATGTTGATGATTTAAGGGCTTGGTTGAATCAAACTCAAGAGTGAAAAGCTTCTGGAAAATAGTCAGCTATCAGCCGTAAGCTATCAGCCGTAAGCTTAAAATAAACATCAAATAGGATAATTTAAAGTCTGGGGAAAAGCTTATCAACTTTGTGATACAGGCTTCGACCCTGGGACCCATAACCTGAAAGCTGAAAGCTGATAGCTGAAAGCTGAAAGCTGATAGCTGATAGCTGATAGCTGATAGCTGACCCCTGACCGCTTATATTAAAACATATCTGACATCCAAGGCTCAGATCCAGAAAACAATAATGTCGCTACCGACAACGCTTCCTTTGTAGCTTTCAAATAACCTGTAAGTTCCAGTTGTCTAGGGCTAAATAAACCAGTATACAAAGAAGCTAAGCCCCGGATACTAATTTGAAGATCCCCATTACCTCCTGGAGTAACTTCACCTTGCCCTTCATGAACACGTAAACGGAATCTACCGTTATTAGCCTCAATCAAATCATCATCAACTTCCAAGTGTAATTCCCCATCGATTCCTACCGGATAACCTCGCTTTTCTAAGGCTTTGGGAACATCAATCACTCGTGACATCCAGTAGTATCGAGTGTCAA
The sequence above is a segment of the Moorena sp. SIOASIH genome. Coding sequences within it:
- a CDS encoding P-loop NTPase fold protein; this translates as MSNAKYWKPAYQLFNPEQPLTTREEIRDFYVQRTDSPVENLIAILEMEDQPAKFLLAGHRGSGKTTELRRIEQELAENYAVIWVDTATALDRYNIGYAEVVVLIGMEVCRQAIKPGWWSNRDQRLLDDLENSLTTVIYQDKETDTEQLELPEVLKKLGLILKRGLTRDMTKTLNIRPAVSDIIDRVNDIIKAAEKDRKQKLLVIVDGLDRHDLRTALEMFASPLLTELECHIIYTIPISLRYSPSFRQPMESFQCLDLYNLPVFECDWPTATLRDRNSRPTSTPNKLGRDILKSVITKRLAKINETDLFTPDALELLSEKSGGVIRDLIRLARGACQVALKKKKEYVDTTIAKEAIQEERKAYTINDYHFPELAAVHQTGRLTTNTHHLPKQGEVVICDELLQNKYVLGYYGDHTWFDVHPMIIEDLEQWQASQNSAVSS
- a CDS encoding Rpn family recombination-promoting nuclease/putative transposase translates to MVYYLKDKYIILLTAFGFKRVFGTEENKALLIDFLNTLLPPHHEIEDVTFKNTDKVIFEIYCQAKTGESFIVQLQKANHNFFNDRSAYYSTFPLQEQAQKGDCNYQLKAVYTVGVLDFVFDDHRHDETILHTVELKNQDCQVFYDKLKFLYIELPKFTKTLDQLETHFDKWLFVLKNLSELNTRPQPFQESVFNQLFDVAEIANFSRTEQDNYQNSLKYYRDMNNIVETSRQEGLLQGREEGLQEGREEGLKQGREEGAQRERALILRLLSRSLGEIPSELQQQIRQLSLDQLEGLSEALLDFYNVDDLRAWLNQTQE
- a CDS encoding Uma2 family endonuclease, yielding MTQTLSKPKDQRLIHSGMNWQQFKLLEQSFVDSPGIRLFYYRGEVEILAVSQDHETFSRLIGILLAIYFEEKGIEFTPTGSFTQEKPGVASAQADESYCIGKPKKIPDLSIEVVFTSGNLSKLNRYRELGVPEVWFWEDGLFTLHHLRADGYERIYTSEVLPDLDMELLTRSVVMASTVEAMRFFRKAISE
- a CDS encoding tetratricopeptide repeat protein, with translation METAPDPLTPADYDELDSLVTTLELSSGTTIIFAIAPESGPNHPVVEQLNSFVSQEALSDQGFQVRNCFYSDESLINFLYRLNPLDQETSVNTPAPSRPLIMAFGIEQLEIPRRINELKRLNVGRESLFERDMVLMFWLNKPQFLDEFRLRAPDFWDWREQIVEFETHPPLARLFYPYLEWLIAQNSYLKFSGVMQVQRQVDIFLDQVYISLKAERQKLVVDTSDARHLSKANLSSPSIRVDQFERITQDIDSSSSTKTIPEKVDLAKAIQDSQYSVILGDPGAGKTTLLKYLALHFATAQRDNQETVLAGEAKENLGQTRLPVFFRIADYAERLATQSDLSLQQFLREFSEQWQTEFTNQTEQDTDTTIFEHLCHKLYSGMCLVLLDGLDEVFNQQVRQQIVDKIEGFVNDFPNNKFVITSRIAGYREVKLSQRFSHFTITEMEPEQVERFLDRWCLAVEKAQRPDASQHYWQQEADHQSGELKEAIAASEGVKRMTGNPLLLTILALIHRNGSRLPNQRVKLYELAVQTLTEDWQLSKKLPGVETVVLKESQVMALLAPLADWMHEHKPSGLVSEPEVREKLAEIHGELNDEDPDSQSVQWQINDFLLRVRETTGLFVERAPGSYGFMHLTFEEYFAARYIADNDVSEILDIINSHRYEARWHEPILLALGYLGSQNPRRINKLVPKLFKPLDDYQPRIDYGEIKLIKTSSKDVVLVWPVLGEDSTVSYQESPSVLQDLLFAGQVLADVDVNSKIRARVIQQLVSTYLGLDEDFEYETIKELLTRLREIERFNQKDEVIKFLQEVANTIKLSEEQWVKTQLASLYIACGQAGETLVSCVNEFVKQLVNQAEPKLFNNLIDLVTDLGEEMTPALEATRQHPILDQASQQAIEFVTALSYIRPDKYDQAIGMLEKINQEQYSPIKGYIAWAIATCYRKKEDYDKAIAFYQESVEINQQLANQKNLANLWSWLADCYRELGNYQQAVDCQLKYLAISQQLDHQSYIAHAYWNLGRIYQVWGKYDEAIPYYQQSRDFCHQLDKQKDVAIQWYWLAACYRDWGRYQQAVDCQLKSLAISQQLDRQSDIANAYFELGYIYQDWGKYDQAIRYYQQSRELYHQLDKQKNVASLWYWLADCYRESGKYQLAVDCQLKTLAIRDQLDDQPGVASAYSRLGYIYQGWGKYDQAIAYHEQSRDLYHQLDKQKNVANQWYNLVVCYRDWGKYQQAVDCQLKDLAIREQLDEQSDIALAYYQLGRIYQDWGKYEDAIAYHQQSLDLNQQLDKQNNVTSLWSWLADCYRDWGKYQQAVDCQLKTLAIRDQLDDQPGVASAYSRLGYIYQGWGKYDQAIAYHEQSRDLYHQLDKQKNVANQWYNLVVCYRDWGKYQQAVDCQLKDLAIREQLDEQSDIALAYYQLGRIYQDWGKYDQAIPYHQQSRDLYHQLDLQKNVANQWYWLADCYRLSSKYQQAVDCELKDLAIRQQLDDQPNIADAYYQLGRIYKDWSQYDQAIQYYEQSRDLYQQLDKQQDIANQWYWLANCYRDWGKYQQAVDCELKDLAIRQQLDDQPNIADAYYQLGRIYQDWSKYDQAIRYHQQSRDLYHQLDLQTDVADSWCWLGDCYRELGDYTKAIDHYQQSLNLNQQLGQNEKIANRYRKIGNSQRLLARNTPDTTQALHLLSQGEQSIRQAIEISQANDYKANLAYNYTALGLLYSERLHRLPSNHPTLPEQIEQFETNYTMGLRLLSDLGQIVDRAEEILDISRAYLEVNVLENLDRAEALALESLQVFLDYNRRKLEASARQLLGEIYLRRVEGNQPNAKARAYQFFTESLELYRSLDIQGKVIELEQQLKGVGSRESGIGNRE